Proteins encoded within one genomic window of Carassius carassius chromosome 22, fCarCar2.1, whole genome shotgun sequence:
- the LOC132098870 gene encoding nuclear protein MDM1-like, whose product MPVRFKGISEYRNKYKGRTTRSRSDSPHCRMRLAGLCSDQSRITQEPQFISKRKVPFYPPQIFSSFQWVGHDPSPQRQEKRPVTPPAVTPVLRLRASSAERLVTPLAPRDPVPPEGTAAPSQQLQAAQTSTPAADRQQQNGINHVLWKRAGLRSERQRNGRLSSEYQRQFMWKTPVADSPLLAAHEMFNSNNRAIPPFKSNPIIMESEYKRSFKGSPPFRPPRLRRDVEQYEVPQLDAENTTPEKSKGKKKKKKKKKKERQQSRKSSPKEEVTHRQQQKVRSPCDLSDTSPKVMRKVKTEYESNFRSPLQYSYRDGAWVKIKTAKDEGCEGFHEWYHEIQELREKAEAYRKRAWGTHFSRQHLNQILSEHNWMWEPSSGTSLSSSIESEACRNTSSSPIIEALDLARVGSVRRSSSPGPSASVAANRSSPGEIGLHEDPTLPVQRKLAWDEEEGLGERDESEISQEGEKNEGNPKDEHADMKERNELLHTESSSEVDGSGGSINRGRLPTPKLRTMQTVQRTHHDRTTPATGGALLVSPPKIKHSSRRVRRSEPPLGKPYSPYKHIIDGSPQRPHSKAESGSLPHSSPAAGLTTVDPLPMREEACSEEETADHSASPKQPKPLQKQQTSHRHKAAVPPPANRIQGTMRNPEFQHNGNLGIFRPELFVFPEAESSDDDKMSQISSRSAASCSMASEILGRAQRRKEEFWGKS is encoded by the exons ATGCCTGTACGTTTTAAG GGAATCAGCGAGTATCGAAATAAATACAAGGGTCGAACAACACGATCCAGAAGTGATTCTCCACATTGCAGGATGAGACTGGCAGGACTGTGCTCTGACCAGTCAA GAATTACTCAGGAACCACAATTCATATCGAAAAGGAAAGTGCCATTTTATCCACCTCAGATATTCAGTTCTTTCCAATGGGTAGGGCACGATCCATCTCCACAGCGTCAGGAGAAGAGGCCTGTCACTCCTCCAGCTGTCACACCTGTGCTCAGACTCAGAGCCTCTAGTGCAGAAAGATTAGTGACCCCTCTTGCCCCAAGAGACCCCGTGCCACCAGAGGGCACCGCTGCACCATCCCAACAACTACAGGCAGCTCAGACATCCACCCCTGCGGCAGACCGGCAGCAACAGAATGGA ATTAACCATGTGCTATGGAAAAGAGCGGGACTGAGATCGGAGCGACAGAGGAATGGCCGTTTGAGCTCTGAGTACCAGAGGCAGTTCATGTGGAAGACGCCTGTGGCCGATTCGCCCCTTCTAGCTGCACATGAG ATGTTTAACAGTAACAACAGAGCCATCCCCCCCTTCAAATCAAACCCAATAATTATGGAGAGTGAGTACAAGAGAAGTTTCAAAGGATCACCTCCTTTCAGACCACCACGCTTGAGGCGAGATGTTGAACAATATGAGGTCCCACAGCTTGATGCAGAGAACACAACCCCAGAGAAG AGTAaggggaagaagaagaagaagaagaagaagaagaaggagcgACAACAGAGCAGGAAATCAAGCCCCAAAGAGGAAGTCACCCATCGACAGCAACAGAAAGTGAGGTCACCCTGTGACCTGAGTGACACTTCACCCAAAGTTATGAG GAAGGTGAAAACTGAGTACGAATCCAACTTTCGTTCTCCCCTCCAGTATAGTTACAGAGATGGAGCATGGGTGAAGATCAAAACTGCAAAGGACGAG GGGTGTGAAGGTTTTCACGAGTGGTATCATGAG ATTCAGGAGCTACGTGAGAAGGCTGAGGCCTACAGGAAAAGGGCCTGGGGAACTCATTTTTCTCGGCAGCACCTAAATCAGATCCTGTCAGAACACAACTGGATGTGGGAGCCATCAAGTGGCACCTCATTGTCATCCTCCATTGAATCTGAGGCCTGCAGAAACACTAGTAGCAGCCCTATCATCGAGGCTCTGGACCTGGCTAG GGTTGGAAGTGTCAGGAGAAGCTCTAGCCCTGGGCCTTCTGCTTCTGTGGCAGCCAACAGAAGCTCTCCTGGAGAGATTGGTCTTCATGAAGACCCCACCCTCCCTGTGCAGAGGAAGTTGGCCTGGGATGAAGAAGAAGGACTTGGAGAGAGGGATGAGTCTGAGATTTCACAGgagggagaaaaaaatgaggGGAATCCAAAGGATGAACATGCGGACATGAAAGAGAGAAATGAATT GTTGCATACTGAGTCATCATCAGAGGTGGATGGGTCTGGAGGTTCTATTAACAGGGGCAGATTGCCTACTCCCAAACTCAGGACCATGCAGACTGTACAAAGAACACATCATGATCGGACCACTCCAGCCACTG GAGGAGCTTTGCTTGTCTCTCCTCCGAAGATCAAGCATTCCTCCAGGAGAGTAAGGAGGAGTGAGCCACCTTTAGGAAAACCTTACTCTCCTTACAAACATATCATAGACGGCTCTCCACAGAGGCCACACAGTAAG GCTGAGAGTGGAAGCTTGCCACATTCCTCGCCAGCCGCTGGCCTGACCACTGTAGATCCACTTCCCATGCGTGAAGAGGCCTGCTCTGAGGAGGAGACGGCAGACCACTCCGCCAGTCCAAAACAACCCAAGCCATTGCAAAAACAACAGACCAGTCACCGTCACAAAGCTGCTGTTCCTCCACCTGCCAACAGAATCCAAGGCACAATGAGAAACCCCGAATTTCAGCATAATG GTAACCTGGGAATTTTTCGGCCAGAGCTCTTTGTGTTTCCTGAAGCTGAATCTTCAGATG ATGATAAGATGTCTCAGATCTCATCTAGATCAGCAGCCTCATGCTCCATGGCCTCTGAAATCTTGGGTCGCGCTCAAAGAAGGAAGGAGGAATTCTGGGGAAAAAGCTAA
- the LOC132098869 gene encoding calumenin-A, producing MEIRPLLMCFALCVVYATSKPTEKKDRVQHEAPLSSKEHDDGTNFDYDHDAFLGEGEAKTFDDLTPEESKNRLGKIVDKIDADKDGFVTEAELKAWIKKAQKKYIYDNVERQWKDFDMNNDGMISWDEYKNVTYGTYLDDPESDDGYNYKQMMARDERRFKMADGNGDHIADKEEFTAFLHPEEYEHMKDIVVLETMEDIDKNGDGFIDLEEYIGDMYNHEDEMDEPEWVATEREQFSEFRDKNKDGKMDKEETMDWILPADYDHAEAEAKHLVYESDTNKDGKLTKEEILNKYDLFVGSQATDFGEALVRHDEF from the exons ATGGAGATTAGGCCTCTGTTGATGTGCTTTGCTCTGTGCGTGGTCTACGCCACCAGCAAACCCACAGAGAAGAAGGACCGTGTCCAGCATGAAGCACCACTGAGCAGCAAGGAGCATGACGATGGCACAAACTTCGACTATGACCATGATGCTTTCCTTGGAGAGGGGGAAGCCAAGACGTTTGATGACCTGACCCCAGAGGAGAGCAAGAACAGGCTTGG TAAAATTGTGGATAAGATCGATGCAGACAAGGATGGCTTCGTCACAGAGGCAGAGCTGAAAGCATGGATCAAAAAGGCTCAGAAGAAGTACATCTACGACAACGTAGAAAGACAGTGGAAGGATTTTGACATGAATAATGATGGCATGATCTCCTGGGACGAGTACAAGAATGTCACTTATGGCACCTACCTTG ATGATCCTGAGTCTGATGATGGCTACAACTACAAGCAGATGATGGCTAGAGATGAACGGCGCTTCAAAATGGCTGATGGAAATGGAGACCACATCGCTGACAAAGAGGAGTTCACTGCTTTCCTCCATCCTGAGGAGTATGAGCATATGAAGGACATTGTTGTGTTG GAAACAATGGAGGACATTGATAAGAATGGTGATGGTTTTATTGACCTGGAGGAGTATATTG GCGACATGTACAACCACGAGGATGAAATGGACGAGCCAGAATGGGTGGCAACAGAGCGAGAGCAGTTTTCAGAGTTTAGAGACAAGAACAAGGATGGGAAGATGGACAAAGAGGAGACCATGGACTGGATCCTGCCGGCCGACTACGATCACGCAGAAGCCGAAGCCAAGCATCTGGTGTATGAGTCCGACACAAACAAG GATGGCAAACTCACCAAAGAGGAAATACTCAACAAGTACGATTTGTTTGTGGGAAGTCAAGCGACTGACTTTGGCGAGGCTTTAGTTCGACACgatgagttttaa